A stretch of the Clavibacter sp. B3I6 genome encodes the following:
- the yicI gene encoding alpha-xylosidase, whose protein sequence is MRFTDGFWQVRPGVDAQYAQEAYDVEADGDTLRAYAPTKRIATRGDTLNRPMLSVALSSPLEGVVRVRIEHHRGGTPSPGFDLVGAVEGQGVAHADETGGTLTTGGLTARITKGAPWDLTFESGGRVLTSSGHKSVGYITLADGAPVAAEPAGTAGITTTGLAPSRTYVHEQLSLGVGELVYGLGERFGPLVKNGQTVDVWNADGGTSSEQSYKSIPFYLTNRGYGVLVNQPEHVSFEVGSETVERVQFSTAGEAIEYLVFDGPTPKDVLARYTELTGRPARVPAWSYGLWLSTSFTTQYDEETVTRFIEGMRERDLPMSVFHFDCFWMREFTWTDLVWDARVFPDPEGMLRRLHDRGLKVSAWINPYIAQRSVLFEEARELGHLVKRADGGVWQWDLWQAGMALVDFTSPAATRWFQDKLRGLLDQGVDALKTDFGERIPLDVVWADGTAPEAMHNWYTQLYNQAVFEVLEQHRGEGDAVLFARSATTGGQRMPVHWGGDNSSSFESMAETLRGGLSLAFSGFGFWSHDIGGFEGTPDPEVFKRWVAFGMMSSHSRLHGSTSYRVPWAFDEEAVDVTRRFSRLKLGLMPYLHQVGIEAHETGIPFMRPMQLEFPDDPAVQHLDRQYMLGADLLVAPVLSADGRVEYLLPAGTWTNLLTGEVRAGGGWHREVHDVMSMPIWVRAGAVLATTERVDRPDHDHLDGLILTVHPGGTGTRTTTVTSPTTGRRLDVRVVHGQDGVEVTADPDVPLRVRLHGGPLTPLTDGKVTLSHV, encoded by the coding sequence ATGAGGTTCACCGACGGCTTCTGGCAGGTCCGGCCGGGCGTCGACGCGCAGTACGCCCAGGAGGCGTACGACGTCGAGGCCGACGGCGACACGCTGCGGGCGTACGCGCCGACCAAGCGGATCGCCACCCGCGGGGACACCCTCAACCGCCCGATGCTCTCCGTGGCGCTGTCGTCGCCGCTCGAGGGCGTGGTGCGCGTGCGGATCGAGCACCACCGGGGCGGCACGCCGTCCCCGGGGTTCGACCTCGTCGGCGCCGTCGAGGGCCAGGGCGTCGCGCACGCGGACGAGACCGGCGGCACCCTCACGACCGGCGGCCTCACCGCGCGCATCACGAAGGGCGCGCCCTGGGACCTGACCTTCGAGTCGGGCGGCCGCGTCCTCACCTCGAGCGGCCACAAGTCGGTGGGGTACATCACCCTGGCCGACGGCGCTCCGGTGGCCGCGGAGCCCGCGGGCACCGCGGGCATCACCACCACGGGCCTCGCGCCCTCCCGCACCTACGTGCACGAGCAGCTCAGCCTCGGCGTCGGCGAGCTCGTCTACGGCCTCGGCGAGCGCTTCGGCCCGCTCGTCAAGAACGGGCAGACGGTCGACGTGTGGAACGCCGACGGCGGCACGTCGAGCGAGCAGTCGTACAAGAGCATCCCCTTCTACCTGACGAACCGCGGCTACGGCGTGCTCGTGAACCAGCCCGAGCACGTCTCGTTCGAGGTCGGCAGCGAGACGGTGGAGCGCGTCCAGTTCTCCACCGCGGGGGAGGCCATCGAGTACCTCGTGTTCGACGGCCCGACGCCCAAGGACGTGCTCGCCCGGTACACGGAGCTCACGGGCCGTCCCGCGCGCGTCCCCGCCTGGTCGTACGGCCTGTGGCTCTCCACCTCGTTCACGACGCAGTACGACGAGGAGACGGTCACGCGGTTCATCGAGGGCATGCGCGAGCGCGACCTGCCCATGTCGGTGTTCCACTTCGACTGCTTCTGGATGCGCGAGTTCACCTGGACCGACCTCGTCTGGGACGCCCGCGTGTTCCCCGACCCGGAGGGGATGCTGCGGCGCCTGCACGACCGCGGGCTCAAGGTGAGCGCGTGGATCAACCCCTACATCGCGCAGCGCTCGGTGCTGTTCGAGGAGGCCCGCGAGCTCGGGCACCTCGTGAAGCGGGCCGACGGCGGCGTGTGGCAGTGGGACCTCTGGCAGGCGGGCATGGCGCTCGTCGACTTCACGAGCCCGGCCGCGACCCGCTGGTTCCAGGACAAGCTCCGCGGGCTCCTCGACCAGGGCGTCGACGCGCTCAAGACCGACTTCGGCGAGCGGATCCCGCTCGACGTCGTCTGGGCCGACGGCACCGCGCCCGAGGCCATGCACAACTGGTACACGCAGCTCTACAACCAGGCCGTGTTCGAGGTGCTCGAGCAGCACCGCGGCGAGGGCGACGCCGTGCTGTTCGCCCGCAGCGCCACCACGGGCGGGCAGCGGATGCCCGTGCACTGGGGCGGCGACAACTCGTCGTCCTTCGAGTCGATGGCGGAGACGCTCCGCGGCGGCCTCTCGCTCGCGTTCAGCGGCTTCGGCTTCTGGAGCCACGACATCGGCGGCTTCGAGGGCACGCCCGACCCGGAGGTCTTCAAGCGCTGGGTGGCGTTCGGCATGATGAGCAGCCACTCGCGCCTGCACGGCTCCACCAGCTACCGGGTGCCGTGGGCGTTCGACGAGGAGGCCGTCGACGTCACGCGCCGCTTCTCGCGCCTGAAGCTCGGGCTCATGCCGTACCTCCACCAGGTCGGCATCGAGGCGCACGAGACGGGCATCCCGTTCATGCGGCCGATGCAGCTCGAGTTCCCCGACGACCCCGCGGTCCAGCACCTCGACCGGCAGTACATGCTCGGGGCGGACCTCCTCGTCGCGCCGGTGCTGAGCGCCGACGGACGGGTCGAGTACCTCCTGCCCGCGGGCACGTGGACGAACCTCCTCACGGGCGAGGTGCGCGCCGGCGGCGGCTGGCACCGCGAGGTCCACGACGTCATGAGCATGCCGATCTGGGTGCGCGCGGGCGCCGTGCTCGCCACCACCGAGCGCGTCGACCGGCCCGACCACGACCACCTCGACGGCCTGATCCTCACCGTCCACCCCGGCGGGACGGGCACGCGCACCACGACCGTCACCAGCCCCACCACCGGACGCAGGCTGGACGTGCGCGTCGTGCACGGCCAGGATGGCGTCGAGGTCACCGCCGATCCGGACGTGCCCCTGCGGGTGCGGCTGCACGGCGGCCCCCTCACCCCCCTCACCGACGGAAAGGTCACCCTCAGCCATGTCTGA
- a CDS encoding beta-galactosidase: MTRIRSRSSDLPAGTTFPPIADGFALGGDYSPEQWPEEVWVEDVELMRRAGVNSVNLGVFSWGLIEVADGEFDFGWLDRIMDLLHAGGIGVNLATPTAAPPIWLMRAHPEIACVTDTGVRLAQGGRLAWSPASAVFRRYALRLVERIAERYGEHPALRMWHISNELGNENAHDHGDETAAAFQDWLRARFATIEDLVEAWGTAFWGHRYTSFDQVLPPRFSGTSHNPGLQLAFEQYTSDALLGHHLAEREVLRRITPGIPVTTNFMVQNHPGLADYRRWAEEVDLVSNDHYTIAADPERHGELSFSADRVRGMAHGDPWLLIEHSTSAVNWQPRNRAKSPGELARNSLAHIARGAEGALFFQWRQSTGGSEQFHSAVVPHAGSDSRVYREVEALGALLRRIREVAGSRVERARVAILMDHTAWTALRCGPKPSVDVTALDAPLTLHRELTARGIAVDVLHPDDDLDGYAVALAPTLFSLTPEAAASLTAFVEGGGHLAVTYLSGMVDRHNRVVDGGYPALLRDLLGVRVEELAPLLQDEEVLLDPPGRVRIWTERLRADDAEVVATYASGDLAGLPAVTRARRGAGTATYVSTHLDRERAGRLVDDLVSRAGVTPVAQGAAGLELVRRVGDDASWLFAINHTDRDLRLDVDGLDLVTGERHAAGTTVAAGAVAVIREDAR, from the coding sequence ATGACACGCATCCGCTCCCGCTCCTCCGACCTCCCCGCGGGCACGACCTTCCCGCCCATCGCCGACGGCTTCGCCCTCGGCGGCGACTACAGCCCCGAGCAGTGGCCCGAGGAGGTGTGGGTCGAGGACGTCGAGCTGATGCGCCGGGCCGGCGTCAACTCGGTGAACCTCGGCGTCTTCTCGTGGGGGCTCATCGAGGTGGCCGACGGCGAGTTCGACTTCGGCTGGCTCGACCGGATCATGGACCTGCTGCACGCGGGCGGGATCGGCGTGAACCTCGCCACCCCCACCGCCGCGCCGCCCATCTGGCTGATGCGGGCGCACCCGGAGATCGCGTGCGTGACCGACACCGGCGTCCGCCTCGCGCAGGGGGGCCGGCTCGCGTGGTCGCCCGCCTCGGCGGTGTTCCGCCGCTACGCGCTGCGGCTCGTCGAGCGCATTGCCGAGCGGTACGGGGAGCACCCGGCGCTCCGCATGTGGCACATCAGCAACGAGCTCGGCAACGAGAACGCGCACGACCACGGCGACGAGACCGCCGCCGCCTTCCAGGACTGGCTGCGGGCGCGCTTCGCGACGATCGAGGACCTCGTCGAGGCGTGGGGCACGGCCTTCTGGGGGCACCGCTACACGTCCTTCGACCAGGTGCTCCCGCCGCGCTTCTCCGGCACGAGCCACAACCCGGGCCTGCAGCTCGCGTTCGAGCAGTACACGTCGGACGCGCTGCTCGGCCACCACCTCGCCGAGCGGGAGGTGCTCCGCCGGATCACGCCCGGGATCCCCGTGACCACCAACTTCATGGTGCAGAACCACCCCGGCCTCGCCGACTACCGGCGCTGGGCCGAGGAGGTCGACCTCGTCTCGAACGACCACTACACGATCGCCGCCGACCCCGAGCGGCACGGCGAGCTGTCGTTCAGCGCGGACCGCGTGCGCGGCATGGCGCACGGCGACCCGTGGCTCCTCATCGAGCACAGCACCTCGGCCGTCAACTGGCAGCCGCGCAACCGCGCCAAGTCGCCGGGGGAGCTCGCCCGGAACAGCCTCGCCCACATCGCGCGCGGGGCCGAGGGCGCGCTGTTCTTCCAGTGGCGCCAGTCGACCGGCGGGAGCGAGCAGTTCCACTCGGCGGTCGTGCCGCACGCCGGATCCGACAGCCGCGTCTACCGGGAGGTGGAGGCGCTCGGCGCGCTGCTCCGGCGCATCCGCGAGGTGGCGGGCAGCCGCGTCGAGCGGGCGCGCGTCGCGATCCTCATGGACCACACCGCCTGGACGGCGCTCCGCTGCGGCCCGAAGCCGAGCGTCGACGTCACCGCCCTCGACGCGCCCCTCACGCTGCACCGCGAGCTCACGGCCCGCGGGATCGCCGTCGACGTCCTCCACCCGGACGACGACCTCGACGGCTACGCGGTCGCGCTCGCGCCGACCCTGTTCTCGCTCACGCCCGAGGCGGCCGCGTCGCTCACCGCGTTCGTGGAGGGCGGCGGGCACCTCGCCGTCACCTACCTCTCCGGCATGGTCGACCGGCACAACCGCGTCGTCGACGGCGGCTACCCGGCGCTCCTCCGCGACCTCCTCGGGGTGCGCGTCGAGGAGCTCGCGCCGCTGCTGCAGGACGAGGAGGTGCTGCTGGATCCGCCCGGCCGCGTGCGCATCTGGACGGAGCGCCTCCGCGCCGACGACGCGGAGGTCGTCGCGACCTACGCGTCGGGCGACCTCGCCGGGCTCCCCGCCGTGACCCGCGCCCGGCGCGGCGCCGGCACCGCGACCTACGTCTCCACCCACCTCGACCGCGAGCGCGCGGGCCGACTGGTCGACGACCTCGTCAGCCGTGCCGGCGTCACCCCCGTCGCCCAGGGCGCGGCCGGGCTCGAGCTGGTGCGGCGCGTCGGCGACGACGCCTCCTGGCTGTTCGCGATCAACCACACCGACCGCGACCTGCGGCTCGACGTCGACGGGCTCGACCTCGTCACGGGCGAGCGGCACGCGGCCGGCACCACCGTGGCGGCGGGCGCCGTCGCCGTCATCCGAGAGGACGCACGATGA
- a CDS encoding carbohydrate ABC transporter permease translates to MTAERRAELDADRRKPTRGGSTTSRRKPPKGSLAGRVIPTTVLLIGALYCLIPVAWVFSATTKGRSELFTTFSFAPGTGLVDNLRDLFSYGGGQYGMWALNSLLYAGLGGVLSTVVSAMCGYALAKYEFRGRSLIFYSILGGVLIPGITLAIPQYLLLSQLGLAGGYVSVLLPLIISPFGIYLSRVYAASAVPQDTLEAARLDGAGEWRIFRLIAIPMMLPGMVTVFMLQFVGIWNNFLLPFVMLSDQGSYPLTVGLYTLLSKGSGTPALYSLAIAGAAVSIIPLVLLMLFLQRFWRLDLLSGGLKG, encoded by the coding sequence GTGACGGCCGAGCGCCGCGCCGAGCTCGACGCCGACCGGCGGAAGCCGACGCGCGGTGGGTCGACGACCAGCCGCCGGAAGCCCCCCAAGGGCTCGCTCGCCGGACGGGTCATCCCGACGACGGTGCTCCTCATCGGCGCGCTCTACTGCCTCATCCCCGTGGCGTGGGTGTTCAGCGCGACCACGAAGGGGCGGAGCGAGCTCTTCACGACCTTCTCGTTCGCCCCCGGCACCGGCCTCGTCGACAACCTGCGCGACCTGTTCTCCTACGGGGGCGGCCAGTACGGGATGTGGGCGCTCAACTCGCTCCTGTACGCGGGCCTCGGCGGCGTGCTCTCGACCGTGGTCTCGGCCATGTGCGGGTACGCGCTGGCGAAGTACGAGTTCCGCGGCCGGAGCCTCATCTTCTACTCGATCCTCGGCGGCGTGCTCATCCCGGGCATCACGCTGGCGATCCCGCAGTACCTGCTGCTGTCGCAGCTGGGGCTCGCGGGCGGGTACGTCTCCGTGCTGCTGCCGCTCATCATCAGCCCGTTCGGCATCTACCTGTCGCGCGTCTACGCGGCGTCGGCGGTGCCGCAGGACACGCTCGAGGCCGCGCGGCTCGACGGCGCGGGGGAGTGGCGGATCTTCCGCCTCATCGCGATCCCGATGATGCTGCCGGGCATGGTGACGGTCTTCATGCTGCAGTTCGTGGGCATCTGGAACAACTTCCTGCTGCCGTTCGTGATGCTCAGCGACCAGGGCAGCTACCCGCTGACCGTGGGGCTGTACACGCTGCTGTCGAAGGGCTCGGGCACGCCCGCGCTGTACTCGCTCGCGATCGCGGGCGCGGCGGTGTCGATCATCCCCCTCGTGCTGCTGATGCTGTTCCTGCAGCGCTTCTGGCGGCTCGACCTGCTGTCCGGCGGGCTCAAGGGCTGA
- a CDS encoding carbohydrate ABC transporter permease encodes MTTTPVAAAQAVRSGTPAPARGGVRRRPVAWAPYLFAAPAVILFVVFMLVPIVYAAWLSLQTYRLEGGGILGTRVQVFAGLDNYVAVLSDPELVAGFGRLAIYGIISVPITLGLALLFALMLDVPAARATRFARTAIFIPYAVPGVVAALLWGFMYLPGTSPFSAVSEALGGGVIPFLGEPAIYASVANIAVWGGVGFNMIIIYTSLRGVPAEIYEAARIDGAGELAIALRIKIPLVVPALVLTGIFSLIGALQLYGEPTTLKPLTNVISQTWVPLMTIYRNAFLTDDLPGAAALSVVLALGTVLVSALVLWITNRRTDGSVS; translated from the coding sequence GTGACCACCACGCCCGTCGCCGCCGCGCAGGCGGTCCGGTCGGGGACGCCCGCACCCGCACGGGGCGGCGTCCGCCGCCGCCCCGTGGCGTGGGCGCCGTACCTCTTCGCCGCGCCCGCCGTGATCCTCTTCGTCGTCTTCATGCTCGTGCCGATCGTCTACGCGGCCTGGCTGAGCCTGCAGACCTACCGGCTCGAGGGCGGGGGCATCCTCGGCACGCGCGTGCAGGTCTTCGCCGGCCTCGACAACTACGTCGCCGTCCTCTCCGACCCGGAGCTCGTGGCCGGGTTCGGCCGGCTCGCGATCTACGGGATCATCTCGGTGCCGATCACCCTCGGCCTCGCCCTGCTGTTCGCCCTCATGCTGGACGTGCCGGCGGCCCGCGCCACGCGGTTCGCCCGCACGGCGATCTTCATCCCGTACGCCGTGCCCGGCGTGGTCGCGGCGCTCCTCTGGGGCTTCATGTACCTGCCCGGCACGAGCCCGTTCTCCGCGGTGTCCGAGGCGCTCGGCGGCGGCGTGATCCCGTTCCTCGGCGAGCCCGCCATCTACGCCTCCGTCGCGAACATCGCGGTGTGGGGCGGCGTCGGCTTCAACATGATCATCATCTACACGTCGCTGCGCGGCGTGCCGGCGGAGATCTACGAGGCCGCGCGGATCGACGGCGCCGGCGAGCTGGCGATCGCGCTCCGCATCAAGATCCCGCTGGTGGTCCCCGCCCTGGTGCTCACCGGCATCTTCTCCCTCATCGGCGCGCTGCAGCTCTACGGCGAGCCGACCACGCTCAAGCCGTTGACCAACGTCATCAGCCAGACCTGGGTGCCCCTCATGACCATCTACCGCAACGCCTTCCTCACCGACGACCTGCCGGGCGCCGCCGCGCTCTCGGTGGTGCTCGCGCTCGGGACGGTCCTCGTGTCCGCGCTCGTGCTGTGGATCACGAACCGCCGCACCGACGGGTCCGTCTCGTGA
- a CDS encoding ABC transporter substrate-binding protein, which yields MNSRRILTSLAAVGVGALLLGGCSASGGGDSAAGGKVTLDFWSWAPNTQELVDTWNEQNPDVQVKYTDAGGGRDSSAKLLTASRAGNAPDLSAVEYTTLPSLIVADVPLDITEQVADVEDAYTQGTWDQVTFDDHVFALPQDVGPMALVYRSDLLEQYGIPVPTTWAEFADAAQKVRDADPEAYIASIPADQFGFFAGVATQAGASWWDVSGSTWSVGIGDEPSLEVADYFQDLADRDLISTDPILTPEWNAKANAGKFLSWPSALWAPGVIEGVAPDTIGKWSMSPLPEWTPGEKAVAYQGGSGVIVTKGSEHPEEAAEFAKWLNASDEGAGLVLTVQNGYPAATSGQEAAAESAPPALMPQQTDYYRIAADISSDTIPVTWGPNVNVAETAMTDALNKAISDGTPWRDAFTSVQATVEADMTKSGFTVAD from the coding sequence ATGAACTCACGCAGGATCCTCACCTCGCTCGCCGCCGTCGGCGTCGGCGCCCTCCTCCTCGGCGGCTGCTCCGCCTCCGGGGGCGGCGACTCCGCCGCCGGCGGGAAGGTCACCCTCGACTTCTGGTCGTGGGCGCCGAACACGCAGGAGCTCGTCGACACCTGGAACGAGCAGAACCCCGACGTCCAGGTGAAGTACACGGACGCGGGCGGCGGACGCGACTCCTCCGCGAAGCTCCTCACCGCGAGCCGCGCCGGCAACGCGCCCGACCTCTCCGCGGTCGAGTACACGACGCTGCCGTCGCTCATCGTCGCCGACGTGCCGCTCGACATCACCGAGCAGGTCGCCGACGTCGAGGACGCCTACACGCAGGGCACGTGGGACCAGGTCACGTTCGACGACCACGTCTTCGCGCTCCCGCAGGACGTCGGCCCGATGGCGCTCGTCTACCGCAGCGACCTCCTCGAGCAGTACGGCATCCCGGTGCCCACCACGTGGGCCGAGTTCGCCGACGCCGCGCAGAAGGTGCGCGACGCCGACCCCGAGGCGTACATCGCGAGCATCCCCGCCGACCAGTTCGGCTTCTTCGCGGGCGTCGCCACCCAGGCCGGCGCGTCCTGGTGGGACGTCTCCGGCAGCACCTGGTCCGTCGGCATCGGCGACGAGCCGTCGCTCGAGGTGGCCGACTACTTCCAGGACCTCGCCGACCGCGACCTCATCAGCACCGACCCGATCCTCACGCCGGAGTGGAACGCCAAGGCGAACGCCGGCAAGTTCCTCTCCTGGCCGTCGGCGCTCTGGGCGCCCGGCGTCATCGAGGGCGTCGCGCCCGACACGATCGGGAAGTGGTCGATGAGCCCGCTGCCCGAGTGGACGCCCGGCGAGAAGGCCGTCGCGTACCAGGGCGGATCCGGCGTCATCGTGACGAAGGGATCCGAGCACCCCGAGGAGGCCGCGGAGTTCGCCAAGTGGCTGAACGCCAGCGACGAGGGCGCGGGCCTCGTGCTCACCGTGCAGAACGGCTACCCCGCCGCGACCAGCGGCCAGGAGGCCGCCGCCGAGAGCGCCCCGCCGGCCCTCATGCCGCAGCAGACCGACTACTACCGGATCGCCGCCGACATCTCGTCCGACACGATCCCCGTCACGTGGGGCCCGAACGTCAACGTCGCCGAGACGGCGATGACCGACGCGCTCAACAAGGCGATCTCCGACGGCACCCCGTGGCGCGACGCGTTCACGTCGGTGCAGGCGACCGTGGAGGCGGACATGACCAAGTCCGGCTTCACGGTGGCCGACTGA
- a CDS encoding LacI family DNA-binding transcriptional regulator, which yields MATIHDVARVAGVSISTVSYALSGKRTITAATRARVDRAVQELGYRPNAGARMLAGSRTSIIALTAPMHGDTHPPALMSFVLAVVTAARSYDYDVLLLTQGDSLSGLGRVSSSSLVDGVVMMDVAVDDERLPVIRALDLPTALIGIPHDTAGLTCVDLDFESAADLAVQRLADLGHRSIGLLGHSQHLYDRGSNFAPRFRDGFLAAGAARGTATAFHTTEATREAVADALDDVRRQLPDLTALVLNCNENVHAILLELLRERGTRVPEDLSIVSACSSFSTDHLVPALDVIPLPAEEQGRRAVELLMQQLDGRREPHVELIPPAYLPRGSTAAPPARDAPVAA from the coding sequence ATGGCCACCATCCACGACGTCGCGCGCGTCGCCGGGGTGTCCATCAGCACCGTGTCGTACGCGCTCTCCGGCAAGAGGACCATCACCGCCGCGACGCGCGCCCGCGTCGACCGTGCCGTGCAGGAGCTCGGCTACCGGCCCAACGCCGGCGCGCGCATGCTGGCCGGCTCGCGCACGAGCATCATCGCGCTCACCGCGCCCATGCACGGCGACACGCACCCGCCGGCGCTCATGTCGTTCGTGCTCGCGGTGGTCACCGCGGCGCGCTCCTACGACTACGACGTGCTGCTCCTCACGCAGGGCGACAGCCTCTCCGGCCTCGGCCGCGTCTCCTCGAGCTCGCTCGTGGACGGCGTCGTGATGATGGACGTGGCCGTCGACGACGAGCGCCTCCCCGTGATCCGCGCCCTCGACCTGCCGACCGCCCTCATCGGCATCCCGCACGACACCGCGGGCCTCACGTGCGTCGACCTCGACTTCGAGTCCGCCGCGGACCTCGCCGTGCAGCGGCTCGCCGACCTCGGGCACCGGTCGATCGGCCTGCTCGGGCACTCCCAGCACCTCTACGACCGCGGCTCCAACTTCGCCCCTCGCTTCCGTGACGGGTTCCTCGCCGCGGGCGCGGCCCGGGGCACGGCCACGGCGTTCCACACGACCGAGGCGACCCGCGAGGCCGTGGCCGACGCCCTCGACGACGTGCGACGCCAGCTCCCGGACCTCACCGCCCTCGTGCTCAACTGCAACGAGAACGTGCACGCGATCCTGCTGGAGCTGCTCCGCGAGCGCGGCACGCGCGTGCCCGAGGACCTCTCGATCGTGTCGGCCTGCTCGAGCTTCAGCACCGACCACCTCGTGCCGGCGCTCGACGTCATCCCGCTGCCCGCCGAGGAGCAGGGGCGGCGCGCCGTCGAGCTCCTCATGCAGCAGCTGGACGGGCGACGCGAGCCGCACGTCGAGCTCATCCCGCCGGCGTACCTGCCGCGCGGATCGACCGCGGCGCCCCCGGCCCGCGACGCCCCCGTGGCGGCCTAG
- a CDS encoding aldo/keto reductase, with product MDLDGATTHPAAATTRYGRTGIEVPAICIGTSGWGPARTGEDEAARDARIQELAEAILAGPLRFLDTSNIYGGGESEVLVGRPLADGRSLAERLVIQTKVDRDGRTGDFSGDRMRRSIEESLTRLGVDRVPVLMLHDPENTTFEAATAPGGPVEALLAIRDEGLADAIGISGGDVHLIQHFVELDVFDALITHNRATLLDGSADALLEAAGVRDMGVTNAAPYGGGILTGDPAQASTYGYGPARPAVAEAARRMGEACARHGVPLAAAALQASMRDSRVHSTVVGISSAARLAATMELAAVTVPDELWAELAELRPAPGEWIDAR from the coding sequence ATGGACCTCGACGGCGCGACCACCCATCCGGCAGCAGCGACCACGCGGTACGGCCGCACCGGGATCGAGGTGCCGGCGATCTGCATCGGCACCTCCGGCTGGGGCCCCGCCCGGACGGGCGAGGACGAGGCGGCGCGCGACGCGCGGATCCAGGAGCTCGCCGAGGCGATCCTGGCGGGCCCGCTCCGCTTCCTCGACACGTCCAACATCTACGGCGGCGGGGAGTCCGAGGTGCTCGTGGGCCGGCCGCTCGCCGACGGGAGGTCGCTCGCCGAGCGGCTCGTGATCCAGACCAAGGTGGACCGCGACGGCCGCACCGGCGACTTCTCCGGCGACCGGATGCGGCGGAGCATCGAGGAGTCGCTGACGCGGCTCGGCGTCGACCGCGTGCCCGTGCTGATGCTGCACGACCCCGAGAACACGACGTTCGAGGCCGCGACCGCGCCGGGCGGTCCCGTCGAGGCGCTCCTCGCGATCCGCGACGAGGGGCTGGCGGACGCGATCGGCATCTCGGGCGGCGACGTGCACCTCATCCAGCACTTCGTGGAGCTCGACGTGTTCGACGCCCTGATCACCCACAACCGCGCCACGCTCCTCGACGGGTCGGCCGACGCGCTCCTCGAGGCGGCCGGCGTGCGCGACATGGGCGTGACGAACGCAGCGCCCTACGGCGGCGGCATCCTCACGGGGGACCCCGCGCAGGCGTCGACCTACGGCTACGGCCCCGCGCGGCCCGCGGTCGCGGAGGCCGCGCGCCGCATGGGGGAGGCGTGCGCCCGGCACGGGGTCCCCCTCGCGGCGGCGGCGCTGCAGGCGAGCATGCGCGACTCCCGCGTGCACTCCACGGTGGTCGGCATCTCGTCGGCGGCCCGGCTCGCCGCGACGATGGAGCTCGCGGCCGTGACGGTGCCCGACGAGCTGTGGGCCGAGCTGGCGGAGCTGCGGCCGGCGCCGGGGGAGTGGATCGACGCGCGCTGA
- the xylA gene encoding xylose isomerase, translating into MALTPTREDKFSFGLWTIGYTGADPFGGPTRADLDVVEAVERISELGAYGLTFHDDDLFAFGSTDAERQTQIDRLKGALSDTGIEVPMVTTNLFSAPVFKDGGFTSNDRAVRRFAIRKVLRNIDLAAELGAKTFVMWGGREGAEYDSAKDVRGALERYREAVNLLGDYVTDKGYDIRFAIEPKPNEPRGDILLPTLGHALAFIETLERPELVGVNPEVGHEQMAGLNFTAGIMQALYQGKLFHIDLNGQRGIKYDQDLVFGHGDLQNAFSLVDLLENGGVGGGRSYDGPRHFDYKPSRTEDITGVWDSAAANMRMYLLLKERAQAFRADPEVQEALAAAKVAEIDTPTLNEGESYDDILADRSSYEDFPADEYFDGKGFGFVRLNQLALEHLMGARS; encoded by the coding sequence ATGGCGCTCACCCCCACCCGCGAGGACAAGTTCTCGTTCGGACTCTGGACCATCGGATACACCGGGGCCGACCCCTTCGGCGGACCCACCCGCGCCGACCTCGACGTCGTCGAGGCCGTCGAGCGCATCTCGGAGCTGGGCGCCTACGGCCTCACCTTCCACGACGACGACCTCTTCGCCTTCGGCTCCACCGACGCCGAGCGCCAGACGCAGATCGACCGCCTCAAGGGCGCGCTCAGCGACACCGGCATCGAGGTGCCGATGGTCACCACGAACCTCTTCTCGGCCCCCGTGTTCAAGGACGGCGGCTTCACCTCCAACGACCGCGCCGTCCGCCGGTTCGCGATCCGCAAGGTCCTCCGCAACATCGACCTCGCCGCCGAGCTCGGCGCGAAGACGTTCGTCATGTGGGGCGGCCGCGAGGGCGCCGAGTACGACTCGGCCAAGGACGTCCGCGGCGCGCTCGAGCGCTACCGCGAGGCCGTCAACCTCCTCGGCGACTACGTCACCGACAAGGGCTACGACATCCGCTTCGCGATCGAGCCGAAGCCCAACGAGCCCCGCGGCGACATCCTGCTGCCGACGCTCGGCCACGCGCTCGCCTTCATCGAGACCCTCGAGCGCCCCGAGCTGGTCGGCGTGAACCCCGAGGTCGGCCACGAGCAGATGGCGGGCCTCAACTTCACCGCCGGCATCATGCAGGCGCTGTACCAGGGCAAGCTCTTCCACATCGACCTCAACGGCCAGCGCGGCATCAAGTACGACCAGGACCTGGTCTTCGGCCACGGCGACCTGCAGAACGCGTTCTCGCTCGTCGACCTGCTGGAGAACGGCGGCGTGGGCGGCGGCCGCTCCTACGACGGCCCCCGTCACTTCGACTACAAGCCCAGCCGCACCGAGGACATCACGGGCGTGTGGGACTCCGCCGCCGCGAACATGCGCATGTACCTGCTCCTCAAGGAGCGCGCGCAGGCGTTCCGCGCCGACCCCGAGGTCCAGGAGGCGCTCGCCGCCGCCAAGGTCGCGGAGATCGACACCCCGACGCTCAACGAGGGCGAGTCCTACGACGACATCCTCGCCGACCGGTCCTCCTACGAGGACTTCCCGGCCGACGAGTACTTCGACGGCAAGGGCTTCGGCTTCGTCCGCCTCAACCAGCTGGCGCTCGAGCACCTGATGGGCGCGCGCTCCTAG